From Leptidea sinapis chromosome 3, ilLepSina1.1, whole genome shotgun sequence, a single genomic window includes:
- the LOC126979280 gene encoding phosphopantothenoylcysteine decarboxylase isoform X1 yields the protein MENNIFNVLIGVTGSVAAIKIPILEETIEELNKSNKNYQIKLHIITTEHAKHFFDINRLKCDTYEDAVEWSTWRKLGDSVMHIELGKLADLMVIAPLDANTLAKISVGICDNILTSTLRAWDLKKPVLFCPAMNTRMWEHPVTSIQIGVLKGWGYEEIPPISKTLACGDTGVGAMAEVHTIVERIKLIADKKFSCIKLI from the exons atggaaaataatatatttaatgttctTATTGGAGTTACCGGTAGTGTCGCTGCCATAAAAATACCTATATTGGAAGAGACTATAGAAGAATTAAAtaagtcaaataaaaattatcagaTTAAG CTACATATAATTACCACAGAACATGCTAAGcatttctttgatattaatCGCCTAAAATGTGATACTTATGAAGATGCTGTAGAATGGAGTACTTGGAGGAAATTAGGAGATTCAGTAATGCATATTGAGTTGGGGAAACTAGCTGACTTGATGGTTATAGCACCATTGGATGCCAACACTCTTGCAAAAATTTCTGTT GGAATTTGTGATAACATACTTACAAGTACACTACGAGCATGGGATCTGAAAAAACCAGTACTATTCTGTCCTGCAATGAACACTAGGATGTGGGAGCACCCTGTGACCTCAATACAAATTGGTGTCCTGAAGGGATGGGGCTATGAAGAGATTCCACCAATCAGTAAGACCCTGGCTTGTGGAGATACAGGTGTAGGTGCTATGGCAGAGGTTCACACAATAGTTGagagaattaaattaattgctgataaaaagttttcatgtataaaattaatttga
- the LOC126979280 gene encoding phosphopantothenoylcysteine decarboxylase isoform X2, producing the protein MYHLCVPEIVINYENKNKCVIVLKLLHIITTEHAKHFFDINRLKCDTYEDAVEWSTWRKLGDSVMHIELGKLADLMVIAPLDANTLAKISVGICDNILTSTLRAWDLKKPVLFCPAMNTRMWEHPVTSIQIGVLKGWGYEEIPPISKTLACGDTGVGAMAEVHTIVERIKLIADKKFSCIKLI; encoded by the exons ATGTACCATCTGTGTGTACCGgaaatagttataaattatgaaaacaaaaacaaatgtgtGATTGTCCTAAAATTA CTACATATAATTACCACAGAACATGCTAAGcatttctttgatattaatCGCCTAAAATGTGATACTTATGAAGATGCTGTAGAATGGAGTACTTGGAGGAAATTAGGAGATTCAGTAATGCATATTGAGTTGGGGAAACTAGCTGACTTGATGGTTATAGCACCATTGGATGCCAACACTCTTGCAAAAATTTCTGTT GGAATTTGTGATAACATACTTACAAGTACACTACGAGCATGGGATCTGAAAAAACCAGTACTATTCTGTCCTGCAATGAACACTAGGATGTGGGAGCACCCTGTGACCTCAATACAAATTGGTGTCCTGAAGGGATGGGGCTATGAAGAGATTCCACCAATCAGTAAGACCCTGGCTTGTGGAGATACAGGTGTAGGTGCTATGGCAGAGGTTCACACAATAGTTGagagaattaaattaattgctgataaaaagttttcatgtataaaattaatttga